The sequence gaatctaattgaggggttcggggtggtttatatatagaataacagatacccgggagtgaattacagactggaatctaatcgaggggttcagggtggtttatatatagaataatagatacccgggggtgagttacagactggaatctaatcaaggggtttatatatagaataatagatacccgggggtgagttacagactggaatctaatcgaggggttcggggtggtttatatatagaataaccgggggcggcacagtggcactggttagcactgttccctcacagcactagggacccaggtttgattcccagcttgggtcactgtctgagctttCCTGACAATCTCTGTGCTTCTGGAGGGGTGAAGGGTTGAGGTGGGGCCCCAAAAAGCCTGAGGACGAGTTTGTGCCCTCTTCAGGAAGTGAGGGAATTGGGCAACTGCTGTAATGCTGCCCATAGTCAAATATCTTCACTGAGTAGTCAGGTGAAGGATGTTCAAAGCAGTGTCCCCGGGTTTGGGGGtattggggatggggagtgttgGTGGCAGAGTTGGGATTTGAGTTATCTAGTGTCTGATGCCTGTCTTCACTCTGTGCCTTTCTCTTTCTCAGGACACAGGGCTGTGGGATCTCGAGCACCGGTTTGAGATGCAGGGCCGAATTGCCAGTGCCAGTCCAGTGCTGGCTGCCAGGACAGCATTGGCAAGAGAGCGGGGGAGGCAGGATTACCAACACTGGAAACTGCGGGACGACAGAGCGACAGAAATCCTGAGATACACCCACTTCAACCGAGGTACCAAACATGAATGGGTAACGTCGGgcacggggagaggggttactgagtgacagtgtgagggagctggattaacatcagtagagatacagtcagtaacacagggtgctgggggggagaggggttactgatggacagtgtgagggagctggattaacatcagtagagatacagtcagtaacacagggcgctggggggagaggggttactgagtgacagtgtgagggagctggattaacatcagtagagatacagtcagtaacacagggcactggggggagaggggttactgagtgacagtgtgagggagctggattaacatcagtagagatacagtcagtaacacagggtgctgggggggagaggggttactgagggacagtgtgagggagctggattaacatcagtagagatacagtcagtaacacagggcgctggggggagaggggttactgagtgacagtgtgagggagctggattaacatcagtagagatacagtcagtaacacagggtgctggggggagaggggttactgagtgacagtgcgagggagctggattaacatcagtagagatacagtcagtaacacagggtgctgggggagaggggttactgagtgacagtgtgagggagctggattaacatcagtagagatacagtcagtaacacagggtgctggggggagaggggttactgagtgacagtgtgagggagctggattaacatcagcagagatacagtcagtaacacagggcggtggggggagaggggttactgagtgacagtgtgagggagctggattaacatcaatagagatacagtcagcaacacagggtgcgggggggagaggggttactgagtgacagtgtgagggagctggattaacattagtagagatacagtcagtaacacagggcgctggagggagaggggttactgagtgacagtgagagggagctggattaacatcagtagagatacagtcagtaacacagggcgctggggggagaggggttactgagtgacagtgtgagggagctggattaacatcagtagagatacagtcagtaacgtagggcgctggggggagaggggttactgagtgacagtgtgagggagctggattaacatcagtagagatacagtcagtaacacagggtgctgggagagaggggttactgagtgacagtgtgagggagctggattaacatcagtagagatacagtcagtaacacagggtgctggggggacaggggttactgagtgacagtgtgagggagctggattaacatcagtagagatacagtcagtaacatagggcgctggggggagaggggttactgagtgacagtgtgagggagctggattaacatcagtagagatacagtcagtaacatagggtgctgggggagaggggttactgagtgacagtgtgagggagctggattaacatcagtagagatacagtcagtaacacagggtgctgggggagaggggttactgagtgacagcgtgagggagctggattaacatcagtagagatacagtcagtaacacagggtgctgggggagaggggtgactgagtgacagtgtgagggagctggattaacatcagtaaagatacagtcTACTGATACAGTCATGTACATGCGTCTGTGgcaggcagattggtgaggatggggtcaagtatgtttttccctcttgttggttccctcaccacctgccgcagttcCAGTCTAACTcggccagctcggtctgtggtggaACTACCGAgttactcttggtgatggacgttGAAgtacccacccagagtacattctgcacccttaccACCCTCagcgcttcctccaagtggtgttcaacgtgGAGGggaactgattcatcagctgaggggggtacgtggtaatcagcaggaggtttccttccccaagtttgacctggtgccatgaggttTCATGAgttccagagtcgatgttgagggcaactccctcccgactgtataccactgtgccgcccgccacctctgctggctctgtcctgccagtgggacaagaCATACCCAGCAATGGTGATggagtctgggacattatctgtaagatatgattccatgagtatgaccacgtcaggctgttgctcaactagtctgtgggacagctctcccaattttgacacaagcccccagatgttagtacggCGGACTCAGCAGGatcaacagggctgggtttgccagaGTTGTTTCCGGTGCCGAGGTTAATCCGGGAGATCCatccggtttcattcctttttgcagATTGTGTCAGGACAATGAAATATCCCAAATGACTTCATAGGAAGCTTGATTGAACAAAAGCATGGCACTGAGCGACAGTGTGAGCGACActggtgggcagcacagtggttaacactgctgcctcacagcgccagggacctgggttcaattccagcctcgggtgactgtgtggagtttgcaccttatccctgtgtctgtgtgggtttcctccgggtgctccggtttcctcccacactccaaagatctgcaggttaggtgaattggccatggtaaattgttcttAGTGTCCAAACAGGGATAGacggattagctatgctaaattgctgcataatgtccaaagatgtgcaggttagatgattgTCCCGCAATGTCCAAAGAGgtataggtgaggtggattggccatgctaaattcacagggttacagggagagggtagaGGGGAGGGCCTCTAccattcggtgcagacttggtggaccgaatggcctctttctctactgtagggattctatgagctgctGAAGGAGTCTTTGGGTCCAGTCGacctaaagcttggtcaaagagatgggttTCAGAGGAGGAAGCTTAGCTGGAATGAGTGACAGGAAGGTTTATGAATGGAATTGCAAACCTTGGGCCTTGGTGTGCTGGAACCATTTGAATTGGTGATACACAGGAGGCCAGAATGAGATATCTCAGGGAGTTCTGTGGCTGGAGGAGATGACCAGAGGTAGGGAGAGATGACGCAGTGagaagtgtgcagggagctttacctGGGATCTACTTGCTGATGTAGCCGCCATTTCTGTTTGTCCACTGCCCTCCCAGATGAGGCCACACTGACTCCTCTTACGCGCGCCGATGGACGGGCTTCCCCCTGCGTGGACAGTCGGGGAGATGGGCAGACTGCTGGCCGCAGCCAAGGCTGGACACTGCTGCCCACGGACATCTATTGCCAGGCAAGAGGTCGGCGGAATTCATATGCCAGCCCCGTCAGGTATGGTTATAGACGGTATCACTGTTCTTTCTCAGTGTGAGCACTCATGGCTGGACGGGCGGGATTGGAACACTGGGTTCATGGCGAAGGGCAAGACTGGGAAGAGTTAGGTTATGTAATCCATTCGgcacctcgaacctgctccgccgttTAACTGGATCGTTCCCGATCTCTTGTCTCACCCTACTTTCCCGCACTGTCCCTGGGACCCTTAGTGCCATCAGTAACTCAGAATCTATCCATCATTGCTCCGAACATACCCCTGACTGAGCCACTGGGACAAAGATTAACCGTGCCCtccacctgcccctccacccccccccccccccctcgctctctcccctctgggaccccccccctctcactcgctcccctctgggtccccccccccctcgctctctcccctctGGGTccacccccctcgctctctcccctctgggtccccccccccctcgctctctcccctctGGGTccacccccctcgctctctcccctctgggtttccccccccctcgctctctcccttctgggttccccccccctcactctcttccttctgggtaccccctctcgctctctccctttgcccccctctcgctctctccccttgctcctctcgctctctcctctttcccctGTCTTGCTcgctccccttgcccccctctcgttctctccCCTTGCCCCCTCTTGTTCTttccccttgcccccctctcgttctctccccttgctcccctctcgttctctccccttgctcccctctcgttctctccccttgcccccctctcgttctctccccttgccccctctcgttctctccccttgcccccctctcgttctctccccttgcccccctctcgttctctccccttgcccccctctcgttctctccccttgcccccctctcgttctctccccttgccccccagagccacactgtccgagggtcagtgccgagggagcaccacacgttggagggtcagtgctgagggagcgccgcactgtgggagggtcattgctgagggagcgccgcactgtggaagggtcattgctgagggagcgccgcactgtgggagggtcactgctgagggtgtgccgcactgtggaagggtcactgctgagggagcgccgcactgtgggagggtcactgctgagggagccgccgcactgtgggagggtcactgctgagggtgtgccgcactgtgggagggtcagtgctgagggtgtgctgcactgtcggagggtcagtgctgagggagcgccgcactgtggaagggtcactgctgagggagcgccgcactgtgggagggtcactgctgagggtgtgccgcactgtgggagggtcagtgctgagggtgtgctgcactgtcggagggtcagtgctgagggagcgccgcactgtgggagggtcagtgctgagggagtgccgcactgtcggagtgtcagtgctgagggagcgccgcactgtgggagggtcagtgctgagggagcgccgcactgtgggagagtcagtgctgagggagcgccgcactgtcggagtgtcagtgctgagggagcgccgcactgtgggagagtcagtgctgagggagcgccgcactgtgggaggggtcagtgctgagggagcgccgcactgtgggagggtcagtgctgagggagcgccgcactgtgggagggacagtgctgagggagcgccgcactgtcagaaatgCTGTTTTTCAGGATGTTAAACCTGAGGCCTATTGTCTGCTCTCCCTGAGGGATCTAAGTGACCACATGTCCATGTTTGGAagaggggcggagtgggggggggggggggcgtgggggggggggtgtgggggggggggggggggcgtgggggggggtgtggggggggggggagagtgtgggggggcggggcggggagggtgggggggggcggggggggcggggcggggagggtgggggggcggggagggtgggggggggcgggggagggtggggggggcgtggagggtggggggggcggggagggtggggggggcggggagggtgggggggcggggcggggagggtgggggggcgggacggggagggtgggggggcggggcggggagggcggggcggggagggtggggggggcggggagggtggggggggcggggcggggagggtggggggggcggggcggggagggtggggggcagggggcggggagggtggggggcggggggcggggagggtgaggggcggggagggtggggggtggggggcggggagggtggggggtggggggcggggagggtggggggtggggggcggggagggtgggggggtggggggcggggagggtgggggggtgggtgggtgggtggcggggagggtggggggtggggggccgggagggtggggggcggggaggatggggggcggggcggggagggtggggggcggagtggggggcggggaggggcggggcgggggggtgtcgcAGGCAAAGGCAATATTTTTGACTTTAGCAACATCGTTCAAACAAAACTCAGGAGACAGTCCTTTACCATGATGCAgtttgtgggatcatgctgtgtacaaaatggctgccagttTCCTGATATTCTACGAGTGATAAGCCCCCAGTGGGATATCTGCTTGGCTATTTGGGATGTACTGAAAGAGTTGaaatgagtctctctctctctctgcagaatGTTACAGAGGAGTCTGTCCGGAACAGGGAGAAGGAGTGTGCCATCTTCGCCCATCATTTACCGGGACAGATCCGGACAATACAGGTGGGAGCCCAGCCTGTGGCCTGGGCACAGGGACCAAGCAATGGATTGGTGCCATTTAACACACACAATCCTGGAGACGTTccacaggtctggcagcctctgtgaagagGGAAACCAGGTGAACGTTTCCTCTCCGTCTCCCCTCCAGAGTCAGACGGATATTAACTCTGTCTccttctccacagaggctgccagacctgctgagacccgCAGCATTCCCTGTTTATATTTCAGGTTTAGTTTTGGCCTTGTTGCTTACCTGGTGCAGTGGCTGGGTGTCAGAGCGGGGAGCAAAAGTGTTTTTCATCACAATGTTTGCGAGGACACTGAAGATACTCTAATTATAATCTTTCCTGATTTGGGAGCTTTTCCTTCAGACTGGATAATTGTGCGAGTTGCTCTGTTGATgtagagagaaagcagggagTTATAGACCAGTTATGAGTCTAACGCGATGTCAGGAAACTTCTAGAGTCCAGATGaaggatagacagacagacaaaacATGGTGGAACTACTGAGCTGATCACGGCGAGGGGGGCGAGGTGGCGAGgcagcgagggagggcgaggcggcgagggagggcgagggagggcgaggcggcgagggagggcgaggtggcgagggagggcgaggcgacgagggagggcgaggcgacgagggagggcgaggcggcgagggagggcgaggtggtgagagagagcgaggtggtgagggagggcgaggcggtgagggagggcgaggtggcgagggagggcgaggcgacgAGGGAGGGCGAGGTGGCGAGGGAGGGCAaggcggcgagggagggcgaggcgacgagggagggcgaggcgacgagggagggcgagggagggcgaggcggcgagggagggcgaggtagCGAGGAAGGGCAaggcggcgagggagggcgaggcgacgagggagggcgaggcgacgagggagggcgaggcggcgagggagggcgaggtggtgagagagagcgaggtggtgagggagggcgaggcggtgagggagggcgaggtggcgagggagggcgaggcgacgagggagggcgaggcgacgagggagggcgaggcgacgagggagggcgaggcggcgagggagggcgaggtggtgagagagagcgaggtggtgagggagggcgaggtgacgaggcgaggagggagggcgaggcgaggagggagggcgacgaggcgaggagggagggcgaggcgacgagggagggcgaggcgaggagggagggcgaggcgacgaggcgaggagggagggcgaggcgaggagggagggcgaggcgaggagggagggcgaggcgaggagggagggcgaggcgaggagggagggcgaggcgaggagggagggcgaggcgaggagggagggcgaggcggcgagggagggcgatgcggcgagggagggcgaggcgaggagggagggcgaggcgaggagggagggcgaggcgaggagggagggcgaggcgaggagggagggcgaggcgaggagggagggcgaggcgaggagggagggcgaggcgaggagggagggcgaggcgaggagggagggcgaggcggcgagggagggcgaggcggcgagggagggcgatgcggcgagggagggcgaggcgaggagggagggcgaggcgaggagggagggcgaggcgacgAGGGAGGGCGATGCGGCGAGGGAGGGCGAtgcggcgagggagggcgaggcgaggagggagggcgaggcgaggagggagggcgaggcgaggagggagggcgaggcgaggagggagggcgaggcgaggagggagggcgaggcgaggagggagggcgaggcgaggagggagggcgaggagggagggcgaggcgaggagggagggcgaggcgaggagggagggcgaggcgaggagggagggcgaggcgaggagggagggcgaggcgaggagggagggcgaggcgaggagggagggcgaggcgaggagggagggcgaggcggcgagggagggcgaggcggcgagggagggcgaggcggcgagggagggcgaggcggcgagggagggcgaggcggcgagggtgggcgaggcggcgagggagggcgagggagggcgaggcggcgagggagggcgagggaggacgaggcggcgagggagggcgagggagggcgaggcggcgagggagggcgaggcggcgagggagggcgaggtggcgagggagggcgagggagggcgaggcggcgagggagggagaggcggtGAGGGAAGGCGAGGCGGcaagggagggcgagggagggcgagggagggcgaggcggctTGGGAAGgcgaggcggcgagggagggcgaggcggcgagggagggcgagggaaggcgaggcggcgagggagggcgaggtggcgagagagggcgaggcgGCGAGGCAGGGCGAGGCCGCGAGGCAGGGCGAGGCAGCGAGGGAGGGTGAGGcggcgagagagggcgaggcggcgagggagggcgaggtggCGAGgaagggcgagggagggcgaggcggcgagggagggcgaggcggcaAGGGAGGGCGTGGCCGCGAGGCAGGGCGAGGCGGAGAGGGAGGGCGAGGTggtgagggagggcgagggagggcgaggcggcgagggagggcgaggtggcgagggagggcgagggagggcgagggagggcgaggtggcgagggagggcgaggcagcgagggagggcgaggcggtgTGGAAGGgcgaggcggcgagggagggcgagacGGTGTGgaagggcgagggagggcgaggcggtgtggaagggcgagggagggcgaggcggcgagagagggcgaggctgcgagggagggcgagggagggcgaggcggcgaggtggcgagggagggcgaggtggcgagggagggcgaggcggcgagggagggcgaggctgcgagggagggcgaggcggcgagggatggcgagggagggcgaggcagcgagagagggcgaggcagcgagggagggcgaggcggtgTGGAAGGGCGAGGGAGGAcgaggcggcgagggagggcgaggcggcgagggagggcgaggcggcgagggagggcgaggcggcgagggagggcgaggcggcgagagagggcgaggctgcgagggagggcgaggcggcgagggagggcgaggctgcgagggagggcgaggcggcgagggatggcgagggagggcgaggcggcgaggtggtgagggagggcgaggtggcgagggagggcgaggcagcgagggagggcgaggcggtgTGGAAGGGCGAGGGAGGAcgaggcggcgagggagggcgaggcggcgagggtgggcgaggcggcgagagagggcgaggctgcgagggagggcgaggcgacgagggagggcgaggcgacgagggagggcgaggcggcgaggcggcgagggagggcgaggcggcgagggagggcgaggcggcgagggagggcgaggcggcgagggagggcgaggcggcgagggagggcgaggcggcgagggagggcgaggcggcgagggagggcgaggctgcgagggagggcgaggctgcgaggg comes from Mustelus asterias unplaced genomic scaffold, sMusAst1.hap1.1 HAP1_SCAFFOLD_4155, whole genome shotgun sequence and encodes:
- the LOC144490980 gene encoding FERM domain-containing protein 4B-like, which translates into the protein MQRMMNAGRRSSCPLAGDMEIKGGLITMATGNIGSPGSQRYTKAMKMKVERMKELRARQGKIEEKLRRKIAELKELCLQEAKLTGRLPTDYPLEPGEMPPVVDRRVGTSSKLSNHSTALQQDTGLWDLEHRFEMQGRIASASPVLAARTALARERGRQDYQHWKLRDDRATEILRYTHFNRDEATLTPLTRADGRASPCVDSRGDGQTAGRSQGWTLLPTDIYCQARGRRNSYASPVRMLQRSLSGTGRRSVPSSPIIYRDRSGQY